From Chryseobacterium gallinarum, one genomic window encodes:
- a CDS encoding patatin-like phospholipase family protein, with the protein MNFDKVGLVLSGGGTKGIAHAGVLKFLEEKNIEIDILACCSAGSIVGCLHAIGKTPNEIMDFFNSVYFFNWKHFTFNQPGLVSSIIFRNYLKPIFHDMKLGDLDIKVKIVATELVSGTQKIFDDNFEIVDAIIASCSIPGVTTPYIIGDEMYCDGGVLNNFPADIIRDECDRLIGVFVSPPNEAKIQDLNSIKAIVSRSYDLLSYRVEKVKFDYCDWFISSQKLAGYGTFERKKDRLEQIFNIGYKAAKESYESSRFLTHLRQSGT; encoded by the coding sequence ATGAATTTTGATAAAGTAGGGCTTGTATTATCAGGAGGCGGTACCAAAGGGATCGCTCACGCTGGAGTATTAAAATTCTTGGAAGAAAAAAATATAGAAATTGACATTCTGGCCTGCTGTAGCGCAGGTTCTATTGTAGGTTGCCTCCATGCAATAGGAAAAACGCCAAATGAAATCATGGATTTTTTCAATTCTGTGTATTTTTTTAACTGGAAACATTTTACATTTAATCAACCGGGTCTTGTTTCTTCTATTATATTCAGGAATTATCTTAAGCCTATCTTTCATGATATGAAATTGGGTGATTTGGATATAAAAGTGAAAATTGTAGCCACCGAACTGGTTTCAGGAACACAGAAAATTTTTGATGACAACTTTGAAATTGTGGACGCAATTATAGCGTCATGTTCTATTCCGGGAGTTACCACTCCTTATATAATCGGGGATGAAATGTATTGTGATGGAGGAGTACTGAACAATTTTCCGGCAGATATCATCAGAGACGAATGTGACCGGCTGATCGGTGTATTTGTATCCCCTCCGAATGAAGCGAAAATTCAGGACCTGAATTCAATCAAAGCTATTGTATCCCGTTCCTATGACCTGCTTTCCTACCGGGTTGAGAAAGTGAAATTTGATTATTGCGACTGGTTTATTTCCTCGCAGAAATTAGCAGGCTACGGAACCTTTGAACGGAAAAAGGACAGGCTGGAACAGATTTTTAATATCGGATATAAAGCGGCAAAAGAAAGTTATGAGAGTAGCCGTTTCCTGACCCACCTAAGACAATCCGGAACATAA
- a CDS encoding relaxase/mobilization nuclease domain-containing protein, with the protein MIAKCKAIAHGKTALEYIFRETKLKNKLLIQNLCGDTAKRIYEEMNLVSRFNSRCRNKFLRMEIGIAPKDEAGMNWKKLQGIACEFIQAMKLQEHQVVAVTHKDTDNLHIHIIANRMSMNGAVYDTTFVSNKAARVAEELSRKHGLTIANEIRAEKRYQKPRANQTREASREKLRTMAYGLLGKYANGGLNGYASFRYDLRRQGVIVEQMTNKKGSIYGLKFHFEGQTFKASEIGREFGYNSLLKQFGLSYAAPYHSSVPIYQPKSPLQEEKRQPTPSPEPSLVESVVDVVAEGIASGVGGVLDFQVHGENYAETAFQRRLRHEANKRKKRGRRM; encoded by the coding sequence ATGATAGCTAAGTGCAAAGCCATAGCGCACGGTAAGACGGCGTTGGAGTATATCTTCCGAGAAACGAAACTCAAGAATAAGCTCTTAATCCAGAACCTTTGTGGAGATACGGCAAAGAGAATATACGAAGAGATGAACCTTGTCAGTCGGTTCAACAGTCGTTGTCGCAACAAGTTCCTGCGGATGGAAATCGGTATCGCTCCGAAAGATGAAGCAGGGATGAATTGGAAGAAGCTCCAAGGGATAGCCTGTGAATTTATCCAAGCGATGAAATTGCAGGAGCATCAGGTGGTAGCCGTTACGCATAAGGATACCGACAATCTGCACATTCATATCATTGCCAATCGGATGAGTATGAACGGGGCGGTTTATGATACGACCTTTGTAAGTAACAAGGCAGCACGAGTGGCAGAAGAGCTGAGTCGCAAACACGGTCTGACGATTGCCAATGAGATACGGGCAGAAAAACGCTATCAAAAGCCGAGAGCCAATCAGACACGGGAGGCGAGCAGGGAGAAACTGCGCACAATGGCTTATGGACTGTTGGGAAAGTATGCGAATGGCGGACTGAATGGCTACGCATCCTTTCGATATGATTTGAGACGACAAGGTGTAATCGTGGAACAGATGACGAACAAGAAAGGTAGCATCTATGGACTGAAGTTTCATTTTGAGGGGCAGACTTTCAAGGCTTCGGAAATAGGACGAGAGTTTGGATATAACTCGCTGCTGAAACAATTCGGGCTGTCCTATGCTGCTCCCTATCACTCTTCTGTTCCAATTTATCAGCCGAAAAGCCCTTTACAAGAAGAAAAGCGACAGCCAACACCAAGTCCTGAACCAAGCCTTGTTGAGAGCGTAGTGGATGTTGTTGCCGAAGGGATTGCATCGGGTGTTGGCGGTGTACTGGACTTCCAAGTCCATGGAGAGAATTATGCCGAAACCGCCTTTCAGCGGAGACTGCGCCACGAAGCCAACAAGAGAAAGAAACGGGGACGAAGGATGTAG
- a CDS encoding LytR/AlgR family response regulator transcription factor, with amino-acid sequence MINCIIVDDEPLASALLENHISKIDHLRLVGKAENAIEAYKILHNQNIDLMFLDIQMPHLNGIDFLKSLSQKPKTVFTTAYRDFAIEGFELEAVDYILKPITFDRFFRAVERVLRNKTDPDEDYIIIRTNAMYRKIALPEIVYFESCGNDIKIFLHTNECLVSKTKITDLEVTLTSKGFVRIHRSFIINSHYVKAFNHHEILIDKYRIPVGRSYKKGFDVFISGLSKNKLI; translated from the coding sequence ATGATTAATTGTATTATTGTGGATGATGAGCCTCTGGCATCAGCATTGCTTGAGAATCATATTTCCAAAATAGATCACCTAAGATTGGTGGGAAAAGCTGAAAACGCCATAGAAGCCTATAAAATACTTCATAACCAGAATATTGACCTGATGTTCCTGGATATCCAGATGCCCCATCTCAATGGAATCGATTTTTTAAAATCCCTGTCACAAAAGCCAAAAACTGTTTTTACCACAGCCTATCGTGATTTTGCCATTGAGGGTTTCGAACTGGAGGCAGTAGATTATATTTTGAAACCCATTACTTTTGATCGCTTTTTCAGAGCTGTAGAGCGTGTTTTAAGGAATAAAACCGATCCTGATGAAGATTATATCATTATCAGGACAAATGCTATGTACCGGAAGATTGCCCTTCCGGAAATTGTATATTTTGAAAGTTGCGGGAATGATATCAAAATATTTTTACACACTAATGAGTGTCTTGTTTCAAAAACAAAAATAACCGATCTGGAGGTCACTCTTACGTCTAAAGGTTTTGTTAGGATCCACAGGTCTTTTATCATCAATTCTCATTATGTAAAAGCCTTCAATCATCATGAAATACTTATAGACAAGTACCGGATTCCCGTAGGAAGAAGCTATAAAAAAGGGTTTGATGTATTTATTTCAGGACTGTCAAAAAATAAGTTAATATAA
- a CDS encoding transposase → MLYKEIHIGELIKSKTEEMEVTIRHIAEVFRIPEHTVLETFGKKEISTGELLKWSKLLRYDFFRIYSQHLILYTPQYANPVRKKEKSQLMQFRKNIYSDELIEFVLELVRTGKKTKQEIIDDYRIPRTTLYKWIAKHQVTSDL, encoded by the coding sequence ATGTTATACAAAGAGATTCATATAGGTGAGCTTATTAAAAGTAAAACAGAGGAAATGGAAGTTACTATAAGGCATATTGCCGAAGTTTTCAGAATTCCTGAGCATACCGTTTTAGAAACGTTTGGAAAAAAAGAGATTTCTACCGGAGAACTTCTCAAATGGTCTAAACTGTTGAGATATGATTTTTTCAGGATATATTCCCAGCATTTGATTCTTTATACACCACAATATGCCAATCCGGTTAGAAAGAAAGAAAAATCCCAGCTTATGCAGTTCAGAAAAAATATTTATTCTGATGAACTTATCGAATTTGTATTGGAACTGGTCCGGACAGGGAAAAAGACAAAACAGGAGATTATAGATGATTACAGAATTCCCAGGACAACACTTTACAAGTGGATCGCAAAACATCAGGTAACATCTGATCTGTAA
- a CDS encoding sensor histidine kinase, with amino-acid sequence MTKAYFRQMFYFQLFFWIALFLFGTIRSYSEYENENFITLTIYHFCHWIFQILGANIIYFILIRYFLDRKKYIEFSAYLLLCLYIISVINRIFIVYLAEPLFINQPKDSLTSIFTDIGYLLLHYTFPVISGAFIFISVMFFIRYRNEKESSVQLQKEKAELELQALKSQLHPHFLFNTLNNIYALSLSHSEKTSQSISQLSDILDYILYQGQKKWVPVSDELNIIDNYIALESLRYTHERLKINKQTVFNSYNTIPPLLYLTLVENAFKHGAGMNTDQTVIQINIETHTAHSFFSIENTYTDHQDKDPKNGIGLKNIRKQLEHYYHEQFTFQVSQKKNIFKVEITTPSHYD; translated from the coding sequence ATGACGAAAGCTTATTTCAGACAAATGTTCTATTTCCAGCTATTTTTTTGGATAGCTTTATTTTTATTCGGAACAATACGCAGCTACAGTGAATATGAGAACGAAAATTTTATAACGCTTACCATCTATCATTTCTGCCATTGGATATTCCAAATCCTGGGAGCGAATATCATTTATTTTATCCTCATCAGATATTTCCTGGACCGGAAAAAGTATATAGAATTTTCAGCATATCTTCTTCTCTGCCTTTATATTATTTCCGTCATTAACAGAATTTTCATAGTCTATTTAGCTGAGCCTTTGTTTATCAATCAGCCAAAAGATAGTCTTACCAGTATTTTTACCGATATCGGGTACCTTTTACTTCATTATACATTTCCTGTTATCAGTGGAGCATTTATTTTTATTTCAGTCATGTTTTTCATCAGATACAGGAATGAAAAGGAAAGCAGTGTACAATTACAGAAAGAAAAGGCAGAATTGGAACTGCAAGCTCTCAAATCTCAGCTGCATCCGCACTTCTTGTTTAATACTTTAAATAATATTTATGCTCTTTCATTGAGCCATTCAGAAAAAACTTCTCAATCCATCAGCCAGCTTTCGGATATTTTAGATTACATTTTATATCAGGGACAGAAAAAATGGGTTCCGGTTTCTGATGAACTCAATATCATTGATAATTATATTGCTTTGGAAAGCCTCAGATATACGCATGAAAGGTTAAAAATAAACAAACAAACCGTATTCAATTCTTACAATACCATACCTCCGCTTCTTTACCTCACCCTGGTAGAAAATGCTTTCAAACACGGTGCAGGCATGAATACTGATCAGACAGTCATCCAGATCAATATAGAAACCCATACTGCCCATTCATTTTTCAGTATTGAAAATACATATACCGATCATCAGGACAAAGACCCTAAAAATGGCATCGGATTGAAGAATATCAGAAAACAGCTGGAACATTATTATCATGAACAATTCACATTCCAGGTTTCGCAAAAAAAAAATATTTTTAAAGTAGAAATAACGACACCGTCACATTATGATTAA
- a CDS encoding ABC transporter ATP-binding protein, translating into MPLQIIDLTKKFGEQTALDNINITIDKNEIIGLLGPNGAGKSTLMKSIVGALKIDQGEIIFNGQNITEHEIEAKKKIGFLPENNPLYLEMYVKEYLQFVANIHKIPESRVEEVIELVGITPEKSKKIGQLSKGYKQRVGLAQAIIHQPDLLILDEPTNGLDPNQILEIRNVVKQIGQQKTVLLSTHIMQEVEALCSRVILIHKGNILQDCPIDEFKGKFNSLEEAFASYTAISN; encoded by the coding sequence ATGCCGCTTCAGATAATCGATTTAACTAAAAAATTTGGTGAACAGACAGCTCTTGACAACATCAATATTACCATTGACAAAAATGAGATCATTGGACTGCTGGGCCCTAACGGTGCCGGAAAGTCAACCCTAATGAAATCTATTGTTGGGGCTTTAAAAATTGATCAGGGTGAGATTATCTTTAACGGGCAAAATATTACGGAACACGAGATTGAAGCCAAGAAAAAAATAGGATTTCTTCCTGAAAACAATCCGCTCTATCTGGAGATGTATGTAAAAGAATACCTTCAGTTTGTAGCCAACATTCATAAAATTCCTGAATCCAGAGTAGAAGAAGTTATTGAACTGGTAGGAATTACTCCTGAGAAATCAAAAAAAATCGGCCAATTATCAAAAGGGTACAAACAACGTGTAGGCCTGGCACAAGCCATCATCCATCAGCCGGATCTGTTGATCCTGGATGAACCGACCAATGGATTAGACCCGAATCAGATTCTTGAAATCAGAAATGTGGTGAAGCAAATTGGCCAGCAGAAGACAGTTTTACTTTCCACACACATTATGCAGGAAGTAGAAGCGCTTTGTTCAAGGGTTATTCTTATCCATAAAGGAAATATTCTCCAGGACTGCCCTATTGATGAATTTAAAGGGAAATTCAACAGTCTGGAAGAGGCTTTTGCCAGCTATACTGCAATTTCAAACTAA
- a CDS encoding acyltransferase family protein gives MAIQCSERLYGLDHLRSLAIILVLMYHYRAFKHPDWIDHIGQFGWTGVDLFFVLSGFLISSQLFKEMEDKGNLHLKTFYIKRFFRIIPPFLFTLFLYFTFPFFRERESLPPLWKFITFTQNYGLDVIHKGTFSHAWSLCIEEQFYLFLPMLLWMLRKVKMFQYMVVFTLGIILFSLIIRIITWNELMKIPDRNSLDFWKLWYMKIYYPTHSRLDGLGVGVLTGYTMQYSSGIKKSIHRNGNILFLAGLTLLGISFWMCREQASKEASTFGFILVAVSYGIIVLAAVSESSFLYRWKSSVTLQLAGLSYAIYLSHKGIIHMVQDLLEYFNIQTSGNGSLLLSLLACVVGAVFYRWVIEKPMEKIKYRILRDENKVFPKKIN, from the coding sequence ATGGCAATACAATGTTCTGAAAGATTGTATGGATTAGATCATCTCAGGTCCCTGGCAATTATATTGGTTTTAATGTACCATTATCGTGCATTTAAGCATCCGGATTGGATTGATCACATAGGGCAGTTTGGGTGGACGGGAGTTGATCTGTTTTTTGTGTTAAGTGGCTTTTTAATTTCCAGTCAATTATTTAAAGAAATGGAAGACAAAGGAAACCTTCATTTGAAAACCTTTTATATAAAACGTTTTTTCAGGATTATCCCTCCTTTCCTTTTCACTCTTTTCCTGTATTTTACATTTCCTTTCTTTCGGGAACGGGAATCTTTACCACCCTTATGGAAATTTATCACGTTTACTCAAAATTATGGATTAGACGTTATTCATAAAGGAACCTTTTCACATGCATGGTCATTGTGTATCGAAGAGCAGTTTTATTTGTTTCTTCCTATGCTGCTTTGGATGTTAAGAAAAGTAAAAATGTTTCAATATATGGTGGTTTTTACCCTGGGTATTATTCTCTTCTCGCTGATAATCAGAATAATAACATGGAATGAATTAATGAAGATTCCTGATCGGAATTCTCTGGATTTTTGGAAATTATGGTATATGAAAATTTATTATCCGACTCATTCACGGCTGGATGGCCTTGGGGTAGGGGTTTTAACAGGATATACAATGCAATACTCATCAGGAATTAAAAAGAGTATTCATCGTAACGGAAATATACTTTTTCTGGCTGGACTGACCTTATTGGGGATTTCATTTTGGATGTGCCGGGAACAAGCTTCAAAGGAAGCATCAACATTTGGATTTATATTAGTTGCTGTAAGTTACGGTATTATTGTCCTGGCTGCAGTTTCAGAATCTTCATTTCTTTACCGATGGAAATCCTCTGTTACTTTGCAGCTGGCAGGTTTGTCTTATGCGATCTATCTATCCCACAAGGGAATTATTCATATGGTACAGGACCTCCTGGAGTATTTTAATATTCAGACCTCAGGTAATGGCAGTCTTTTATTATCCCTGCTGGCTTGCGTTGTTGGTGCGGTTTTCTATAGATGGGTTATTGAAAAGCCAATGGAAAAAATTAAATACAGGATCTTAAGAGATGAAAATAAAGTATTTCCAAAGAAAATCAATTAA
- a CDS encoding DUF3408 domain-containing protein codes for MKEEFDLSHYLNHPKDSDGSQILSKIVSKAISTKQEAKQIEQSGQSESSPHSSVSEQTLPSESLSEVKEAVKAEHSKQEKQQEVSSTPKRISHKQRQESLESYREAFLTPHKIIDRKATYLSRSTWERLEFVVRRLGDYGANVSSFLESIALRHLEEYSEDIERWRKL; via the coding sequence ATGAAAGAGGAATTTGATTTATCTCATTACTTGAACCATCCCAAAGACTCCGATGGCTCACAGATACTTTCCAAAATTGTCAGTAAAGCCATCTCTACCAAACAAGAAGCAAAGCAGATAGAGCAATCGGGGCAATCTGAAAGCTCTCCGCATTCCTCCGTCTCCGAGCAAACGTTGCCTTCCGAGTCTTTGAGTGAAGTAAAGGAAGCCGTGAAAGCAGAGCATTCCAAACAGGAAAAGCAACAAGAGGTATCAAGCACTCCGAAACGCATCAGCCACAAGCAACGACAAGAAAGCTTGGAGAGCTATCGGGAAGCTTTTCTCACACCCCATAAAATCATCGACAGAAAGGCAACCTATCTCAGTCGCTCCACGTGGGAACGCTTGGAGTTCGTTGTCCGTCGCTTGGGCGATTACGGGGCGAATGTTTCGAGTTTCTTGGAGAGCATAGCCCTCCGACATTTGGAAGAATACAGCGAGGATATAGAACGCTGGCGCAAACTTTAA
- a CDS encoding serine hydrolase domain-containing protein — MNKTKLYFTLAISLLLSFIAKAQETASYTKKIDSIITASVPIQFNGVVLISQHGKIQYLKSNGYKDFEKKIPLKTDDQFEIMSNSKQVTAVLILQAAEKGLLDLQTPIKKYLPSLTMPWADSVTIHHLLNHTHGIVDTHKPSAFKAGSQFKYGNLSYILLGQILKNTTGKSFTELANALFKKINMEKTFVFNSSDNQSLVPGFMNNQNQFTKVEETFLSEDIAPAAGIISTVQDLSKWNQALFKGKLLSSRFQKQMLTASTTSQHNVFGKESMGFGYNVRIIREAGLDYYGVTGLGDGFTCLNVYFPSTDTSLIILENQMPESREYWSFKEASIKNIVLKSIVSK; from the coding sequence ATGAACAAAACAAAACTATATTTTACCCTTGCCATTTCATTACTGCTTTCTTTTATTGCAAAAGCCCAGGAAACTGCCTCTTATACAAAAAAAATTGATAGTATTATAACGGCTTCCGTCCCTATACAGTTCAATGGGGTTGTCCTGATTTCCCAACATGGTAAAATTCAGTATCTAAAATCCAATGGCTACAAAGATTTTGAAAAAAAGATTCCTTTAAAAACTGATGATCAGTTTGAGATTATGTCCAATTCAAAGCAGGTCACTGCTGTCCTGATTCTGCAGGCCGCTGAAAAAGGGCTGCTTGACCTGCAAACTCCCATCAAAAAATACCTTCCTTCACTTACAATGCCTTGGGCTGACTCGGTGACGATCCACCACCTTCTGAACCATACCCATGGTATTGTGGATACTCATAAACCTTCTGCCTTCAAAGCGGGTTCGCAGTTTAAATATGGTAACCTTTCCTATATCCTTTTAGGGCAAATATTAAAAAATACTACGGGGAAAAGTTTTACGGAACTAGCCAACGCTCTCTTCAAAAAGATCAACATGGAAAAAACGTTCGTATTCAACAGTTCGGATAATCAATCTCTTGTACCCGGTTTTATGAACAATCAAAATCAATTCACAAAAGTGGAAGAAACATTTTTAAGTGAGGACATAGCTCCTGCGGCAGGTATTATCTCTACTGTACAGGACCTGTCAAAATGGAACCAGGCATTGTTTAAAGGTAAACTTCTTTCATCCAGGTTTCAGAAGCAGATGCTCACAGCATCCACCACCTCGCAGCATAATGTTTTTGGGAAGGAAAGTATGGGATTTGGCTATAATGTAAGGATTATCAGGGAAGCAGGTCTTGATTATTACGGGGTTACAGGTCTGGGAGACGGCTTTACCTGTCTAAATGTATACTTTCCTTCCACAGATACCAGTCTGATCATTCTTGAAAATCAAATGCCCGAAAGCCGTGAGTACTGGAGCTTTAAGGAAGCATCCATCAAAAATATCGTTTTGAAAAGTATTGTTTCAAAATAA
- a CDS encoding plasmid mobilization protein: MKPKTDKEKRDKKSNKTCFLRIRCSEEEKTRIQKRAERTGKKLSEFCREALLTGEIVAVPQLGEHEREAIRVLQRVSYFFSHISNLIKTKDPSWVTIAKNLSCISLHAFERFYSPRYRITDEVYDVLNIKRNDS; encoded by the coding sequence ATGAAACCAAAAACAGATAAAGAGAAACGGGATAAGAAGTCGAATAAGACCTGCTTTCTTCGGATACGTTGCTCCGAAGAGGAGAAAACGAGGATACAAAAGCGAGCGGAACGGACGGGCAAGAAGCTCTCCGAGTTCTGTCGGGAGGCGTTGCTTACGGGGGAGATTGTTGCCGTTCCTCAATTGGGAGAACACGAACGGGAAGCTATTCGGGTCTTGCAACGGGTCAGCTACTTCTTCAGTCATATTTCCAACTTGATTAAGACGAAAGACCCCTCTTGGGTTACTATTGCCAAGAACCTTTCTTGCATCTCGCTACACGCTTTCGAGCGATTTTACAGCCCTCGGTATCGGATTACGGACGAGGTATATGATGTTCTAAATATCAAGCGCAATGATAGCTAA
- a CDS encoding toprim domain-containing protein: MNTNNSNPTITAMNNEYYDLQYIKAIPIADYLHACGIKPAKRYNGYALYHALYREDPNASLKVDFRQNLWHDYGTSQGGSIIDLVMKMQGCSAYEAMAHLAEGKAITFASSSFHRETHTGQIRGEQRPSNVRRILFINEELPLYLQNYLREVRRIDLAVASPYLRHIRYEVGGREYSAIGFANRAGGYELRDDKTFKGTIAPKDISLIAGEANNAPHCIFEGFMDFLSLLTMKGKETAPCLVLNSVSNLPRAIAYLHEKGIDSVQAFFDNDQAGRQALHSLQSAGINVEDMSRHYSRYKDLNEYHVAQYSQQQKKLIGNPKITNYQSGESSLEIERGRTVRPVIVKRKLK; this comes from the coding sequence ATGAATACGAACAATTCCAATCCAACGATAACAGCAATGAACAACGAATATTACGACCTACAATACATCAAGGCGATACCGATAGCAGACTATCTGCACGCCTGCGGTATCAAGCCTGCCAAGCGTTACAACGGCTATGCCCTTTATCACGCACTCTACAGAGAAGACCCCAATGCCAGCCTGAAAGTGGACTTTCGGCAAAACTTGTGGCACGACTATGGGACAAGCCAAGGTGGAAGCATCATAGACCTTGTGATGAAGATGCAAGGATGCAGTGCCTACGAAGCAATGGCGCATCTTGCCGAAGGGAAAGCGATAACCTTCGCTTCCTCTTCCTTTCATCGTGAAACTCACACAGGACAGATAAGAGGTGAACAGCGACCAAGTAATGTAAGGCGTATTCTCTTCATCAACGAAGAGTTGCCCCTGTATCTGCAAAACTATCTTCGAGAGGTACGCAGGATAGACCTTGCCGTGGCAAGTCCTTATCTCCGTCATATTCGCTACGAAGTAGGAGGAAGAGAGTATTCTGCCATCGGCTTTGCCAATCGTGCAGGAGGATATGAACTCCGAGACGACAAGACATTCAAGGGAACGATAGCTCCAAAGGATATTTCTCTGATTGCAGGAGAAGCGAACAATGCTCCTCACTGCATCTTTGAGGGCTTTATGGATTTCCTTTCCCTTCTCACGATGAAAGGAAAAGAAACTGCTCCCTGCCTTGTACTGAACTCTGTCAGCAATCTCCCACGAGCCATTGCCTATCTCCACGAGAAAGGTATCGATTCCGTTCAAGCTTTCTTCGATAACGACCAAGCTGGACGACAAGCCCTACATTCTTTACAATCGGCAGGTATCAACGTGGAGGATATGAGCCGACACTATTCCCGATACAAAGACCTCAATGAGTACCACGTTGCTCAATACTCTCAACAGCAGAAAAAGCTAATTGGCAATCCAAAGATTACTAATTACCAATCGGGAGAAAGCTCATTAGAAATCGAGAGAGGGCGAACGGTACGCCCTGTTATTGTCAAACGTAAACTCAAATAA
- a CDS encoding VapE domain-containing protein, which produces MKKEEKDNLSKNTQIEEFLSARYEFRYNTVLHRAEYRPRGTDDYTAVDRYRINTLKRALDKEADVQTSPENLYSIIESDFSPRVNPVQTYFQALPLTKGNAEAITALADCVSVTNPEKWKEYLTKWLVAVVANAMDDKQCRNHTCLVLTGEQGKFKTTFLDLLCPPSLSDYRYTGKIYPQEKDVLSLIGQNLIINIDDQLKALNKRDENELKNLITCPQVKYRMPYEKHIEERPHLASFVASVNGNDFLTDPTGSRRFLPFEVLAIEIDRAKSIPMDAVYSEAKTRLNEGFRYWFNDEEIIELHRNSEAFQVYTTEMELLLRYFTFPTEAETATKRFYMTNSEIVGYLSCYTRQSLSTKRMGEALRKAGYTKECRRINGNPVYVYAVRKIYPEQPP; this is translated from the coding sequence ATGAAAAAAGAAGAGAAGGACAACCTCTCCAAGAACACGCAAATAGAAGAGTTCCTTTCGGCTCGTTACGAGTTTCGGTACAATACCGTATTGCACCGAGCGGAGTACCGTCCACGAGGAACGGACGATTATACAGCCGTAGACCGCTACCGTATCAATACCCTCAAACGAGCTTTAGATAAGGAAGCCGATGTACAGACCTCGCCCGAGAACCTGTACAGCATCATCGAAAGCGATTTCTCCCCACGTGTTAATCCTGTACAAACCTATTTCCAAGCCTTACCACTGACGAAAGGAAATGCGGAAGCTATCACCGCCCTTGCCGACTGCGTGAGTGTAACCAATCCCGAGAAGTGGAAAGAATACCTCACCAAGTGGCTGGTTGCGGTGGTCGCCAACGCAATGGACGACAAGCAATGTCGTAACCATACCTGCCTTGTGCTGACAGGTGAGCAGGGAAAATTCAAAACCACGTTCCTTGACCTGCTCTGCCCTCCGTCTCTCTCCGATTACCGCTATACGGGGAAGATATATCCACAGGAGAAGGACGTGCTGAGTCTTATCGGGCAAAACCTTATCATCAATATTGACGACCAACTCAAAGCCCTCAATAAACGGGACGAGAACGAACTGAAGAATCTCATTACCTGTCCGCAGGTGAAGTACCGTATGCCTTACGAGAAGCATATCGAGGAGCGACCCCACTTGGCAAGTTTCGTGGCTTCGGTCAATGGCAACGACTTCCTCACCGACCCGACAGGGAGCAGACGCTTCCTCCCTTTTGAGGTGCTGGCGATAGAGATAGACCGAGCCAAGAGCATTCCGATGGATGCCGTTTACAGCGAAGCCAAGACACGGTTGAATGAAGGGTTTCGCTATTGGTTCAATGATGAAGAGATTATTGAATTGCATAGAAACAGCGAAGCCTTCCAAGTCTATACGACAGAGATGGAACTGTTGCTCCGCTATTTCACCTTTCCCACGGAGGCAGAGACGGCAACAAAACGCTTCTATATGACCAATTCGGAGATAGTGGGTTACCTCTCCTGCTATACCCGACAATCCCTCTCCACCAAACGGATGGGGGAAGCCTTACGAAAGGCTGGCTATACAAAGGAGTGTCGCAGGATAAACGGCAATCCCGTATATGTCTATGCCGTCCGTAAGATTTACCCCGAGCAACCGCCATAG
- a CDS encoding helix-turn-helix domain-containing protein: MREQFGTKPEVPDLLHNGDVCRILNISKRTLQHYRDTSVLPFIQIGHKCYYKREDVEALLEKSNRKIQ, from the coding sequence ATGCGAGAACAATTCGGAACGAAGCCCGAAGTCCCCGACCTGTTGCACAACGGGGACGTGTGCCGAATACTGAACATCAGCAAGCGAACGCTCCAACACTATCGGGACACGTCCGTGCTGCCCTTTATCCAAATCGGGCATAAATGCTATTACAAACGTGAGGATGTGGAAGCACTCCTCGAAAAGTCGAACCGAAAGATACAATGA